A segment of the Bradyrhizobium sp. CCBAU 53340 genome:
CAGGCCGCCGCTGCCGCAAGGCGCCTGCAGATGTCCGCCGACAACGTCGCCGACAGCTACGCTCGCGCGATGCGGCTGGCGGCCAGCACGCCTGTCGAGGTGAAGGCGGAGAAGCCGGCCAAGGAAAAGCCGGTCAAGAAGGCTGCGAAGGCGAAGAAGGCCAAGGCCAAGAAGGCCAAGTAATCACCGCAGCGGTGTGGCGACCTGGGTCGGTTCGGCGTGCGTCAGCTCGGCGAGCTTGGCGCGCGCGGCATCGCGTGCGCGACCGTCCTTGCCGGGAGGCAGCGCGAGGGCGGCTTCGAAATCGGCGCGCGCATCATCGGCCTGGCCGCGGGCGAGGAATGCAAGACCGCGATCGAGGCGGGCCTGCGGGTCTGACGGATCGAGACGGACCGCCGTGCTGTAGCTCAGGATGGCGCGGTCGAGATCGCCCTTGGCGGCGAGCGCGAGCCCACGCTCGCGATAGGGCGCGGCGGGCTTGGGATCGAGCGCGATCGCCTCGTCATAATCGGCAATCGCAAGATCCAGTTCACCGTTTTGCCGGTAGGCCAGCGCGCGGTCGCGATAGAGCGAGGCGCGGTTGGGATTGAGGTGGATGGCTTCATTGAAATCGGCGACCGCCCGGCCACTGTCGCCGTGACGCAGCGCGATCCGTCCGCGCCCCTCATAGGCGAAGGCGATCAGGGAGCCGCGAAACGGCGAGAAGCCGATCACGGCCGAGCAGATGTCGGGCTCATCCTCATCGCCGCAATTCACGACCGTATGGGTGGACAGGCCGACGGCCACGCCCAGGACGATCAACAATGACATTGCGGCTTTGGTCATCTTCGACGGTGACCGGCGACAAGCCGGCCACGCATCCCCTTTCGAAGGAACATTCTCGGTGAGGTGTTAACACCGGCCGGGGTGGTTCTCTGTGCGCCAGGTCACAAAGCCGGGCAAAATCCGACCGGTTCCGCATCAGCCCCAAGGCCCGCGTGAGGATCCGTTGGAGGGACCGCGCGAGGACGAGCGGCCCCAGGGTCCCTGCGGCGGATAGTTCTCGTTGGCACCGACCGACGGCGCGGCCCGCGGCCCCAGCTCGGCCGCGAGCTGGTGGAGTGCAGCGATGCGATTCTCGGTCGAGGGGTGGGTGGCGAAGAGATTGTCGACGCCATGGCCCGACAGCGGGTTGATGATGAACATATGCGCGGTCGCCGGATTCCGCTCGGCATCGAAGTTCGGCACCTGATGCGCGGCGTTGTCGATCTTCACCAGCGCCGACGCCAGCCACATCGGCTGGCCGGCAATGCGCGCGCCGAGATTGTCGGCGGCGTATTCGCGGGTGCGGCTGATCGCCATCTGCACCAGCATGGCCCCGAGCGGGGCGAGAATCATCATCAGGATCGAGCCGACAATGCCGGGCCCATTGTTGTCGCGGTTGCCGCCGAAGAACATGCCGAACTGCGCCAGCATGGAGATCGCGCCCGCAATGGTCGCGGTGATGGTCATCAGCAGCGTGTCGTGGTTCTTGATATGGGCGAGCTCATGCGCGATCACGCCGGCGAGCTCCTCGCGGCCGAGCTGGTTGATCAGGCCGACGGTGACGGCGACGGCGGCGTTCTCGGGATTGCGGCCGGTCGCGAACGCGTTGGGCTGCGCCTCGTCCATCACGAACACGCGCGGCATCGGCAGGCCGGCGCGGCCCGCAAGCTCGGCAACGAGCCCGACCAGCTCCGGCGCGCTTTGGCGGTCGACCTCATGGGCGCCGTACATCGAGAGCACCGCGCGGTCGGAGTTCCAGTAGGTCAAGAGATTGGTCGCGGCGGCAATGACGAGCGCGATCATGGCGCCGCCCGCGCCGCCGATCAGATAGCCCACGCCCATGAACAGGGCCGTGAGGCCTGCAAGAAGCATTGCGGTACGAAGATAATTCATGGCCGTCTCCCGGGCCGGTCACGAGCACTGGGGCGTTGATGTCCGGCAGACATGAGGTAGGAATGACCCCGGCCGGCCTGCAAGGTTTCAGGGTGCGTCGCGGAGCCGCGGCACTGGTTTGGACCGGATCATTCCATTAAACTTCGTCCAGAATCCAAGCGTCTCCTCCCTTCCGGAAACCTCATGTCCAAGACCCGATTTGTGATCGCGGCCGCCGCTCTTCTCACGCTCTCCCTTCCGGCCTCCGCCCAATTCGCCCCACCGCCCGCACGGCCTGCCGCGCCAAAGGCCACCGCGCCCTCGCCGCGCGCAGCATCGTGCCACGCCGGAGCGAGTTTCGATCGTTTCCTCGCCGACGTGAAACAGCAGGCCGTTGCCGCGGGCGTGTCGCAACGAACGATATCGGAGGCTTCGCCCTATCTCATCTATGACCAGGGCATCGTCAACCGCGACCGCGGTCAGCGCGTGTTCGGCCAGCTCTTCACCGAATTCGCCGGCCGCATGGCCGCGCCCTATCGCATGCAGAACGGCCAGCAGCACATCAAGCACCACGCATCAGCATTCGCACGTGCCGAGAAGGAGTACGGCGTGCCGCCGGCGGTGATCGCCGCCTTCTGGGGGCTGGAGAGCGACTTCGGCGCCAACATGGGCAATCTGCCGACGCTGAAATCGCTGGTGTCGCTGGCCTATGACTGCCGACGTTCCGAGATGTTCGTGAACGAGACCATCGCGGCGCTGAAGATCATCGATCGCGGCGATCTCACGCCCGACGAGATGATCGGCTCCTGGGCCGGCGAGCTCGGCCAGACGCAGTTCCTGCCGACGCACTACGTCAACTACGCCGTCGACTATGACGGCGACGGGCGGCGCGACCTCCTGCGCAGCGAAGACGACGTGATCGGCTCGACCGCCAACTACATCGCCAACGGATTGAAATGGCGGCGCGGCGAGCCCTGGCTGGAAGAGATCAAGGTGCCGCAAAACCTGCCATGGGATCAGACCGACCTCAGCGTGCAGCTGCCGCGCTCGAAATGGGCGCAGTTCGGCGTCACCTATCCCGACGGAAGGCCGCTGCCGAACGACAATCTCGCAGCGTCCGTGCTGCTGCCGATGGGACGCTTCGGACCGGCCTTCATGGCCTATGCGAATTTCGCGGCCTATACCGAATGGAATAACTCGCTGATCTATTCGACCACCGCGGGCTATCTCGCCACCCGCATTGCCGGCGCGCCTCCGATGCGCAAGGCCAGCGGGCCGGTCGCGCAACTGCCGTTCAACGAGCTCAAGGAATTGCAGCAGCTCTTGGTGCGCGCCGGTTTCAATGTCGGCAAGATCGACGGCGTGCTGGGCCAGCAGAGCCGCACCGCCGTAAAAGCGATGCAGATCAAATACAGCCTGCCGGCCGATTCCTGGCCGACCGCCGAGCTCCTGGCCCGCATGCGCGGCGGCACGGCACAGGTGCAGCCCCAGGCGACGGTGCGGTAGAATTTTCGCACCGCACAAGCCATTTTCGCGATTGTATTATTCCATGAGGCTCCCATGTGAGTGGCTCAGGTTTTCGCCTGAGATCTCCCATCATTGAAGCGAGCATCACATGTCCTTCTACGACGCCGTCGTCCCCGCCTATTTGCAAATGCTGAACAGCTTGACCGGCCTGCTCTCCAAGGCCGAGGCGCATTGCGCGGCCAAGAAGATCGACCCGAGCGTCATGCTCGGCTCGCGCCTCTTCCCTGACATGCTGCCGCTGTCGAAGCAGATCCAGCTTGCCAGCGATTTCGCTGCCAAGGGCTGCGCCCGGTTGACTCATAGCGAGCTGCCTTCGATGCCCGATACGGAAAAGACGTTCGAGGAGCTGAAGCAGCGGCTCGCCAGGACCATCGACTATGTGAAGTCGTACAAGCCGGAGCAGTTCGAGGGCGCCGACACCAAGGACGTGACCTTCCCGGCGGGACCGGACCGGACCATGACACTCAAGGGCCAGCAGTTCTTCAGTGGAGTCTCGCTACCGAACTTCTATTTCCACGTCACGACCGCTCACGGCATTATGCGCCACAACGGCGTCGAGATCGGCAAACGCGATTTCCTCGGCGCCAACTGATTTGCTGGATCGCACGACCGCGTAGCGGAATTCTGCTGCCGCGGCCGAAAATGCAGATGAATCATGCTGCGCGGTGCCTGCCGCGCAGCTCGCCTGCACTTTCCGAATGGCTCATCCCTTGCGCCTGATGTCGCAATGCACAAGTGTTCCAGACCTCTTAACCCCTGGAAGCACATCAATGAGCCGTCCGACCAAATTGTTTGAGACCTACAAACTCGGCCCGATCACGCTGGCCAACCGCCTCGCGATGGCACCGCTGACGCGCAACCGCGCCGCGCCCGGCACCTTCGTCCCCTCGCCGCTCGCGGCCGAGTACTATGGCCAACGCGCTTCCGCGGGCCTCTTGATCACCGAAGCGAGCCAGGTCTCGCAGCAGGGCCAGGGCTATCAGGACACTCCCGGCATCTACAGCAAGGATCAGGTCGCCGGTTGGCGCAAGGTGACCGACACGGTGCATGAGCGCGGCGGCAAGATCTTCATCCAGCTCTGGCATGTCGGCCGCATCTCGCATGTCGACCTCCAGGCAGGTGGCGCAGCCCCGGTGGCGCCGAGCGCAATCCGCGCCAAGGGCAAGACGTTCGTGAACGGCACCTTTGCCGATGTCTCCGAGCCCCGCGCGCTCGAGCTCTCCGAAATTCCCGGCATCATCGACGATTTCAAGCGCGCCACCAGGAATGCGCTCGAGGCTGGCTTCGACGGTGTCGAGATCCACGGCGCCAACGGCTATTTGCTCGACCAGTTCGCCAAGGACGGCGCCAACAAGCGCACCGATGCCTATGGCGGCTCGATCGAGAACCGCGCGAAATTGATGCTGGAAGTCTCCAGGGCCGTCGCGGCCGAAGCCGGCGCCGATCGCACCGGCATCCGCATCTCACCGGTGACGCCCGCCAACGATATTTCGGATTCCAACCCGCAGGCGCTGTTTGACTACATCACCGACGGCCTCAACGCGTTGAAGCTCGTCTATCTCCACGTTGTCGAAGGCGCCACGGGCGGCCCGCGTGACTTCGCGCCGTTCGATTATGGGTCCTTGCGCAAGCGCTTCTCCGGCACCTACATGGCCAACAACGGTTACGATTTCGATCTCGCCAGCAAGGTACTGGACGCCAACGCCGCCGATCTGATCGCCTTCGGCAAGCCGTTCATCTCCAACCCCGATCTGGTCGAGCGGCTGAAGCAGGGCGCAACGCTGAACGATTGGGACAAGAACACGTTCTACGGCGGCGGCGCCAAGGGGTACACCGATTACCCGACGCTGGCGGCCGAGCCGGCGGAGTAGGTCCACGTGATCGCTGTCATGCCCCGCCTAGTTGCGCAATTGCGCACGGGGGCGGGGCATGACAGTACGCCCCG
Coding sequences within it:
- a CDS encoding tetratricopeptide repeat protein produces the protein MTKAAMSLLIVLGVAVGLSTHTVVNCGDEDEPDICSAVIGFSPFRGSLIAFAYEGRGRIALRHGDSGRAVADFNEAIHLNPNRASLYRDRALAYRQNGELDLAIADYDEAIALDPKPAAPYRERGLALAAKGDLDRAILSYSTAVRLDPSDPQARLDRGLAFLARGQADDARADFEAALALPPGKDGRARDAARAKLAELTHAEPTQVATPLR
- the htpX gene encoding zinc metalloprotease HtpX, encoding MNYLRTAMLLAGLTALFMGVGYLIGGAGGAMIALVIAAATNLLTYWNSDRAVLSMYGAHEVDRQSAPELVGLVAELAGRAGLPMPRVFVMDEAQPNAFATGRNPENAAVAVTVGLINQLGREELAGVIAHELAHIKNHDTLLMTITATIAGAISMLAQFGMFFGGNRDNNGPGIVGSILMMILAPLGAMLVQMAISRTREYAADNLGARIAGQPMWLASALVKIDNAAHQVPNFDAERNPATAHMFIINPLSGHGVDNLFATHPSTENRIAALHQLAAELGPRAAPSVGANENYPPQGPWGRSSSRGPSNGSSRGPWG
- a CDS encoding lytic murein transglycosylase, whose protein sequence is MSKTRFVIAAAALLTLSLPASAQFAPPPARPAAPKATAPSPRAASCHAGASFDRFLADVKQQAVAAGVSQRTISEASPYLIYDQGIVNRDRGQRVFGQLFTEFAGRMAAPYRMQNGQQHIKHHASAFARAEKEYGVPPAVIAAFWGLESDFGANMGNLPTLKSLVSLAYDCRRSEMFVNETIAALKIIDRGDLTPDEMIGSWAGELGQTQFLPTHYVNYAVDYDGDGRRDLLRSEDDVIGSTANYIANGLKWRRGEPWLEEIKVPQNLPWDQTDLSVQLPRSKWAQFGVTYPDGRPLPNDNLAASVLLPMGRFGPAFMAYANFAAYTEWNNSLIYSTTAGYLATRIAGAPPMRKASGPVAQLPFNELKELQQLLVRAGFNVGKIDGVLGQQSRTAVKAMQIKYSLPADSWPTAELLARMRGGTAQVQPQATVR
- a CDS encoding DUF1993 family protein gives rise to the protein MSFYDAVVPAYLQMLNSLTGLLSKAEAHCAAKKIDPSVMLGSRLFPDMLPLSKQIQLASDFAAKGCARLTHSELPSMPDTEKTFEELKQRLARTIDYVKSYKPEQFEGADTKDVTFPAGPDRTMTLKGQQFFSGVSLPNFYFHVTTAHGIMRHNGVEIGKRDFLGAN
- a CDS encoding alkene reductase; this translates as MSRPTKLFETYKLGPITLANRLAMAPLTRNRAAPGTFVPSPLAAEYYGQRASAGLLITEASQVSQQGQGYQDTPGIYSKDQVAGWRKVTDTVHERGGKIFIQLWHVGRISHVDLQAGGAAPVAPSAIRAKGKTFVNGTFADVSEPRALELSEIPGIIDDFKRATRNALEAGFDGVEIHGANGYLLDQFAKDGANKRTDAYGGSIENRAKLMLEVSRAVAAEAGADRTGIRISPVTPANDISDSNPQALFDYITDGLNALKLVYLHVVEGATGGPRDFAPFDYGSLRKRFSGTYMANNGYDFDLASKVLDANAADLIAFGKPFISNPDLVERLKQGATLNDWDKNTFYGGGAKGYTDYPTLAAEPAE